The Nitrospira sp. KM1 genome includes a window with the following:
- the pnpS gene encoding two-component system histidine kinase PnpS, protein MTISIRWKVALATLLALICGFVIAGILAARSLEQQELTRSHLTLEVRTSLIAYQLRGLFPDLQAPAVRFQLQSVLRELGTRSLARVTLIASDGTVVADSAVQDRDLAAVENHRTRPEIEQAVATGTGTDLRASKTTGDRTLYRATRLHNANPSVQPLYLRLGLPMTTLDQEQATLKRNLALAFGSAFLLVVGLSVWLAGSLTRPLLDMASAAKRLAGGDHTVKIRVSSRDEVGLLADTLNQMADQLNTSIAEISDDRAQLLAMLTSMVEGVMVLDSAGRILQVNPALERMFGISKSQARGHHYSRAFRHPQLDAIVSRVLDGSTTEQEEILLDSGRCVHIEASAAGAQGEYDVCAIFIFHDVTELRRLESIRKDFVANVSHELRTPLTSIKGYVEALLDGAQDDPQSRTNFLHIILKQSDRLNLILEDLLQLSKIESGQVHFKREPLQIDSLIERTFSMIKPLADKKQHQLQAVGMVGLPLFSGDQERLLQVLANLVDNAIKYTPEGGTITVAARPIHNVGLPGHPQDMIEISVADTGIGIPEQDRPRIFERFYRVDKARSRELGGTGLGLAIVKHIVEGHGGQVWAEANSPTGSRFVVRLPIL, encoded by the coding sequence ATGACGATCTCGATCCGCTGGAAGGTCGCGCTCGCCACACTGCTTGCCCTTATTTGTGGATTCGTCATCGCGGGAATTCTCGCCGCGCGCTCACTGGAGCAGCAGGAACTCACTCGATCCCATCTGACATTGGAAGTCCGGACCAGCCTGATCGCGTATCAACTACGAGGTCTGTTTCCCGATCTCCAGGCACCGGCTGTCCGATTTCAACTCCAATCCGTCCTGCGGGAACTCGGCACACGGTCCCTGGCCAGAGTCACACTCATCGCGAGTGACGGGACGGTCGTGGCCGATAGTGCGGTCCAAGACCGGGACCTTGCCGCCGTTGAAAATCACCGTACGAGACCGGAAATCGAGCAGGCCGTGGCAACGGGGACTGGCACGGACCTGCGCGCCAGCAAAACGACGGGAGATCGGACGCTCTACCGCGCCACACGTCTGCACAACGCCAATCCGTCTGTTCAACCGCTCTATCTGAGGCTGGGACTTCCGATGACGACGCTTGACCAAGAACAGGCGACGCTCAAACGCAACCTCGCTCTTGCGTTCGGCAGCGCGTTCTTGCTCGTTGTCGGTCTCAGCGTCTGGCTGGCGGGAAGCCTCACCAGGCCGTTGCTGGACATGGCATCGGCGGCAAAGAGACTGGCGGGCGGAGATCATACGGTCAAGATTCGTGTGTCGTCGCGCGATGAAGTCGGCCTCTTGGCCGATACACTGAACCAAATGGCCGACCAGTTAAACACGAGCATCGCGGAAATTTCCGACGACCGTGCTCAATTGCTCGCCATGTTGACGTCCATGGTGGAAGGCGTGATGGTTTTGGACAGCGCGGGACGTATCCTCCAGGTCAATCCGGCATTGGAACGCATGTTCGGCATCTCGAAGTCACAGGCGCGAGGGCATCATTACTCCAGGGCCTTCAGACATCCTCAGCTTGATGCGATTGTCTCAAGGGTCCTTGATGGATCGACGACGGAACAAGAGGAAATTCTCCTGGACTCGGGGCGCTGCGTGCATATCGAGGCCTCGGCAGCAGGCGCGCAAGGAGAATACGACGTCTGCGCCATCTTCATTTTCCATGACGTCACGGAACTTCGCCGGCTCGAAAGCATTCGAAAGGATTTTGTGGCGAACGTGTCTCACGAATTACGGACGCCGCTCACCTCGATCAAGGGTTATGTCGAGGCCCTGCTGGACGGCGCGCAGGATGATCCGCAAAGCAGGACTAATTTTCTTCACATCATCCTTAAACAAAGCGATCGGCTCAACCTGATCCTGGAAGACCTCCTTCAACTGTCGAAGATTGAATCTGGGCAGGTGCACTTCAAGCGTGAGCCGCTGCAGATTGATTCGCTTATCGAACGCACCTTCTCCATGATCAAACCTCTGGCGGATAAGAAACAGCACCAATTGCAAGCCGTCGGCATGGTGGGCCTTCCGCTCTTTAGCGGGGACCAAGAGCGACTGCTCCAAGTCCTCGCGAATCTGGTCGACAATGCGATCAAATACACTCCGGAGGGCGGGACCATCACCGTCGCGGCCCGCCCGATCCACAATGTCGGCCTGCCCGGCCATCCGCAAGACATGATCGAGATTAGCGTGGCTGATACAGGAATCGGCATTCCCGAGCAGGACCGGCCACGCATCTTTGAACGGTTCTATCGGGTCGACAAAGCCCGGTCACGTGAACTGGGAGGCACCGGCCTGGGCCTGGCGATCGTCAAGCATATCGTGGAGGGACACGGCGGGCAGGTCTGGGCAGAAGCGAATAGTCCCACCGGGAGCCGGTTCGTCGTGAGGCTCCCCATCCTGTAG
- the ispH gene encoding 4-hydroxy-3-methylbut-2-enyl diphosphate reductase produces MKIYLANPRGFCAGVDRAIDIVDLSLKKYGAPIYVRHEIVHSRHVVNSLRQKGAVFVEELGEVPEGSVVIFSAHGVAKSVWDEANRRRLHVIDATCPLVIKVHNEVNRDYTQGYDLILIGHAGHPEVIGTLGQIPDKFHLVSSVEDVEKLQVENAHSLSYVTQTTLSVDECRDIVGALHKRFPNIKGPHQEDICYATQNRQNAVKELSRLVDVILVIGSPNSSNSNRLRELGEHCGINSYLIDSAADINPGWLKNVNAVGITAGASAPEVLVEEVVAYLKTYGSSAEVEHLNVIEEDVEFLLPKELIAIESAGKSVTA; encoded by the coding sequence ATGAAAATTTATCTCGCCAATCCGCGCGGATTCTGCGCCGGTGTGGACCGGGCCATCGATATCGTCGATCTCTCGTTGAAGAAGTACGGAGCTCCGATCTACGTGCGCCACGAGATCGTCCACAGCCGTCATGTCGTGAATTCATTGCGTCAGAAAGGAGCCGTGTTCGTGGAGGAACTCGGTGAAGTGCCTGAAGGCTCCGTCGTGATCTTCAGTGCTCATGGTGTGGCAAAGTCGGTCTGGGATGAAGCGAATCGTCGCCGGCTGCATGTCATCGACGCGACGTGCCCGCTCGTCATCAAGGTCCACAATGAAGTCAATCGCGACTATACGCAGGGGTATGACTTGATTCTCATCGGTCATGCCGGACATCCCGAAGTGATCGGAACGCTCGGACAGATCCCCGACAAGTTTCACCTGGTTTCCTCGGTGGAGGATGTTGAAAAGTTGCAGGTGGAAAATGCTCATTCCTTATCATATGTCACGCAGACGACGTTGAGCGTCGATGAGTGTCGTGACATCGTCGGGGCTCTTCATAAGCGATTTCCCAATATCAAAGGACCGCATCAGGAAGATATCTGCTATGCCACGCAGAATCGTCAGAATGCCGTCAAGGAACTGTCCAGGCTTGTCGATGTAATCCTGGTCATTGGATCGCCAAATAGCTCAAATTCCAATCGGTTGCGGGAGTTGGGCGAGCACTGTGGGATCAATTCTTATTTGATCGATTCCGCAGCCGACATCAATCCGGGCTGGCTGAAGAACGTCAATGCCGTGGGTATTACTGCCGGGGCGTCCGCTCCAGAAGTCTTGGTTGAGGAAGTCGTGGCGTATTTGAAGACCTATGGGTCTTCGGCAGAGGTGGAGCATTTGAATGTGATCGAGGAGGATGTAGAGTTCCTACTTCCGAAAGAGTTGATTGCGATCGAATCTGCAGGCAAGTCCGTCACCGCATGA
- a CDS encoding response regulator transcription factor, which translates to MTQNGIKKILVVEDERDILQLVKLYLEKEGYRVVAAANGTEGLKLAKSEKPDLLVLDLMLPEIDGLEVCKRLRASAETALLPIIMLTAKAEESDTVIGLELGADDYVTKPFSPKALVARVKAMFRRLDRSHTDSPTVYRYGPVVMDLSRHEVTVQGTEVPLTAKEFGLLEHLLRNPGRVLTREVLLNTIWGYDYFGTTRTVDVHVRRLKQKISLLDEAILSVKSLGYKLKERPGTT; encoded by the coding sequence ATGACACAGAACGGCATCAAAAAAATCCTCGTCGTCGAGGACGAGCGGGACATTCTTCAACTGGTCAAATTATACCTGGAGAAGGAGGGATACCGGGTCGTCGCGGCCGCCAATGGAACCGAAGGTCTGAAGCTGGCCAAATCCGAAAAGCCGGATTTGCTCGTGCTCGACCTGATGCTGCCGGAAATCGACGGGCTTGAGGTCTGTAAACGTCTGCGCGCCTCCGCGGAAACCGCTCTGCTGCCGATCATCATGCTGACGGCCAAAGCGGAAGAGTCCGACACCGTCATTGGTCTCGAGCTCGGAGCCGATGATTACGTCACGAAACCGTTCAGCCCGAAAGCACTCGTGGCACGGGTCAAGGCCATGTTCCGCAGACTCGACCGAAGTCACACGGACAGTCCCACTGTCTACCGCTACGGCCCAGTGGTCATGGATCTCTCACGCCACGAAGTCACCGTCCAAGGCACAGAGGTGCCGCTCACGGCCAAGGAATTCGGTCTTCTGGAACACCTGCTGCGTAATCCCGGACGCGTGCTGACCAGGGAAGTCCTGTTGAATACCATTTGGGGGTACGACTACTTCGGCACGACGAGAACCGTCGATGTGCATGTCCGTCGCCTCAAACAAAAGATCTCGCTCCTCGATGAGGCGATTCTATCCGTCAAATCCCTTGGTTATAAATTGAAGGAGCGACCTGGCACGACATGA
- the smc gene encoding chromosome segregation protein SMC: MYLKSLEMLGFKSFAEARIEFPEGVTAIVGPNGSGKSNVVDAILWVLGEQSTKTLRSEKMEDVIFNGTELRKPLGMAEVSLIISGLDHIKVDPLSGLTSQLAEYQDLMITRRLYRNGDSEYLLNKAACRLKDIRSVLLDTRAGTKGHTVIAQGQIDQILNASPQDRRELIEETAGIVRYKKQKAEALRKLDSTHQNLLRVRDIIAEVKKQLNSLERQARQARSYQLLQQEARTLEIRLLTDEYRTLSRGITDIEKALSGLTEQESEQAAQQGRLTAELERTKLSIAQAGEVIQQRRQELERVEQQQSQALTAAEVERHRGELFRQQRVQGERESERMRQEQERVKADDAVLRETLETLESQLVEREQELEVLDCEVKALLHRRASVVQEEERGRVDVLNLAVLVANTEQNLSQLTTRVGDLSARETRMAQEREEFRAQHLATADRQHQVGLDRREAETSVVELRHRQQELAQSMEQTERAVTELDRTNLQQAEELAAADSHLRALQDVLREAMGYARTGAEESTALKGCDGVQEAIAEWLEVPSGLERAVEAILGERVRGWFVDNPEAATRAVGFLTQHELGRGAFLPQSLRWTERQSVEPWWELLRECPGVVGQALDLIRGDDARNAVRAYLFSGVVIVDTLDVAMTLWRAGTWTAPEGPTFVTRSGEVLDAAGVVSAGQAGASGAGLLERRREVMDLDARRTRLGEALEEGRCRREQMGVALQSLREESRVVADFLREAELKALSLQKDETGLHQFLGNLSQRIEVLEGDSKRDSEEVQRLEQEVRLNEGQLAQWMREKMGQEQSLGQVRARATEIDHRVQEVQQRLTAAQLSAQGVRTTCEHHRRDLERVRQEHEEAVRRSEELTQQLESLSGSIEQSEAERRKQEDLCRDLGAAVDAAKGLLVGAQDCQTEDLTRAQGIEVDLDTVRNTVSSLREQRMTVEVKRAEVRTQLGVVESTLTGTYEVDLGMLSDQFQTDALPDGQNQPDQPVDDPRQQLQKIRERLDRMGPINLAAISEHQELEERHRFLTTQEQDLSNSIASLKEIIQRINRTTKDMFASTFAELQEKFSQVFAKFFPGGRAELQLVDAAVDESGEGTGSEDPGVEIVAQPPGKRLKNITMLSGGEKTLTAMALLFASFLIRPTPFCILDEIDAPLDEENIGRFTAVLRELSSDAQFMVITHNKRTMGIADSLFGVTMEEPGISKLVSVRLSDFQPA; the protein is encoded by the coding sequence ATGTATCTCAAGTCGCTTGAGATGTTGGGGTTCAAGTCGTTCGCGGAAGCGCGAATCGAATTTCCGGAGGGTGTGACGGCGATCGTCGGCCCCAATGGAAGCGGTAAAAGCAACGTAGTCGATGCCATTCTATGGGTGCTGGGGGAACAGAGCACAAAAACGTTGCGCAGTGAAAAAATGGAAGACGTGATTTTCAACGGGACCGAGTTGCGCAAACCCTTGGGTATGGCGGAGGTCTCACTGATCATCAGCGGGCTCGATCATATCAAAGTCGATCCGCTCTCCGGTCTCACAAGCCAACTCGCGGAATATCAGGATCTGATGATCACACGCCGCCTCTACCGTAACGGAGACAGCGAATATCTGCTCAACAAGGCGGCGTGTCGTTTGAAAGACATCCGCAGCGTGCTGCTGGATACCAGAGCGGGAACGAAGGGACACACGGTTATTGCCCAGGGACAGATCGATCAGATTCTCAATGCCTCTCCGCAAGACCGTCGTGAGCTGATCGAGGAGACCGCAGGGATCGTTCGATACAAAAAACAAAAAGCCGAGGCGCTACGCAAGCTAGACTCCACACATCAGAATCTCCTGCGGGTGAGAGACATCATCGCCGAGGTCAAAAAGCAGTTGAATTCGCTCGAACGCCAGGCGCGTCAGGCGCGCTCCTATCAACTGCTTCAACAGGAAGCCCGGACGCTGGAAATTCGGTTGCTTACCGATGAATATCGAACGCTAAGCAGGGGCATCACCGACATTGAGAAGGCGCTTTCAGGCCTGACGGAACAGGAATCGGAGCAAGCAGCACAGCAGGGGAGACTCACCGCTGAACTCGAACGGACCAAGCTGTCGATTGCCCAGGCGGGCGAGGTCATTCAACAGCGCCGTCAAGAACTCGAACGCGTTGAACAGCAGCAATCGCAGGCGTTGACCGCCGCGGAGGTCGAACGGCATCGGGGTGAATTGTTTCGCCAGCAGCGAGTTCAGGGAGAGCGCGAATCCGAACGTATGCGGCAAGAGCAGGAACGGGTCAAGGCGGACGATGCGGTGCTGCGCGAAACGCTGGAAACGCTGGAATCGCAACTCGTCGAGCGCGAACAGGAACTCGAGGTGCTTGACTGTGAGGTGAAAGCCCTCTTGCACCGGCGGGCAAGCGTTGTACAGGAAGAGGAGCGCGGACGTGTGGACGTATTGAATCTTGCCGTCCTTGTGGCAAACACGGAGCAGAACCTGTCCCAATTGACGACACGGGTCGGCGACTTATCGGCACGAGAGACCCGAATGGCCCAGGAGCGGGAGGAGTTCCGCGCGCAGCATCTCGCGACGGCGGACAGACAGCATCAGGTGGGTCTTGATCGGCGAGAGGCCGAGACCTCTGTCGTCGAACTGCGCCATCGACAGCAAGAACTTGCGCAGTCTATGGAACAGACGGAACGTGCCGTGACGGAACTGGATCGCACAAATCTGCAGCAGGCCGAGGAACTCGCCGCCGCGGACTCACATTTGCGTGCGCTACAGGATGTTCTGCGCGAAGCGATGGGATATGCCCGGACGGGAGCCGAAGAATCCACGGCTCTAAAGGGTTGTGATGGCGTCCAGGAGGCAATTGCCGAGTGGCTTGAGGTTCCCTCAGGTCTCGAGCGCGCGGTAGAAGCTATATTGGGCGAACGGGTCCGAGGCTGGTTCGTCGATAACCCTGAGGCGGCAACACGAGCGGTGGGTTTTCTCACGCAACATGAACTAGGGCGTGGAGCGTTTCTTCCCCAGTCTCTCCGGTGGACAGAACGGCAGTCCGTCGAGCCGTGGTGGGAATTGCTTCGAGAATGTCCGGGCGTCGTCGGACAGGCTCTTGATCTCATCCGTGGTGACGACGCGCGCAACGCTGTCCGCGCCTATCTGTTCAGCGGCGTGGTCATCGTCGACACACTGGATGTGGCCATGACTCTGTGGCGTGCCGGAACCTGGACCGCTCCCGAGGGGCCGACGTTCGTGACACGTTCCGGTGAGGTTCTCGATGCTGCCGGGGTCGTAAGCGCTGGCCAGGCCGGAGCCTCGGGAGCCGGTCTTCTTGAGCGGCGTCGTGAAGTCATGGATCTCGATGCCAGGCGGACGCGCCTTGGGGAGGCCTTGGAAGAGGGGCGTTGCCGTCGCGAGCAGATGGGCGTAGCACTGCAATCGCTTCGTGAAGAATCACGAGTGGTGGCGGACTTCCTGCGTGAGGCCGAACTGAAGGCGCTCTCGCTTCAGAAAGATGAAACGGGGTTGCACCAGTTTCTCGGAAATTTATCACAACGCATCGAGGTGCTGGAGGGGGATTCAAAGCGCGACTCGGAGGAGGTTCAGAGACTCGAGCAGGAAGTCCGGCTGAACGAGGGACAGTTGGCCCAGTGGATGAGAGAAAAAATGGGACAAGAGCAGTCGCTGGGGCAAGTTCGCGCACGAGCGACTGAAATCGATCACCGGGTGCAAGAGGTGCAACAACGGCTGACGGCAGCACAGTTATCCGCCCAGGGTGTCCGCACGACCTGCGAGCATCATCGCCGGGACTTGGAGCGCGTCAGACAGGAACATGAAGAGGCCGTCAGGCGCAGCGAGGAACTCACCCAACAGCTGGAGTCCTTGAGTGGGTCCATTGAGCAGAGCGAAGCAGAACGCCGGAAGCAGGAAGATCTCTGTCGGGATCTGGGCGCCGCGGTCGACGCCGCGAAGGGGTTGTTGGTAGGGGCGCAGGATTGTCAAACGGAAGACCTGACCCGCGCACAAGGGATTGAAGTTGACCTGGACACTGTGCGGAATACGGTATCGTCCCTCCGAGAGCAACGGATGACCGTTGAGGTTAAGCGAGCCGAAGTGCGTACGCAACTCGGCGTCGTGGAATCCACGTTGACCGGTACCTATGAAGTCGATCTTGGGATGCTATCGGACCAATTTCAAACGGACGCATTGCCGGACGGACAGAATCAACCCGACCAGCCCGTAGATGATCCCAGGCAGCAACTGCAGAAAATCCGAGAGCGGCTCGACCGCATGGGACCGATCAATCTTGCGGCCATTAGCGAGCATCAAGAATTGGAAGAGCGGCATCGATTCCTGACAACGCAGGAGCAGGATCTCTCGAATTCGATCGCCTCGCTGAAAGAAATCATTCAACGCATCAATAGAACGACCAAGGACATGTTCGCCTCCACCTTTGCCGAACTGCAGGAGAAATTTAGCCAGGTTTTCGCGAAGTTCTTTCCTGGCGGCCGCGCCGAACTCCAGTTGGTGGATGCGGCGGTTGATGAATCCGGCGAGGGAACAGGCTCGGAGGATCCGGGAGTCGAGATCGTCGCACAACCTCCTGGAAAACGCCTGAAGAACATTACGATGCTCTCCGGAGGTGAAAAAACATTGACGGCCATGGCGCTATTGTTTGCCAGTTTCCTTATCCGTCCGACGCCGTTCTGCATTCTTGACGAGATCGATGCGCCGCTCGATGAGGAAAACATCGGACGGTTCACGGCCGTGCTCCGTGAGCTGTCCAGCGATGCGCAATTTATGGTCATCACGCATAATAAGCGCACGATGGGGATCGCAGATTCCTTGTTTGGGGTAACCATGGAGGAGCCGGGAATCTCGAAGCTCGTCTCGGTCCGCCTCAGCGATTTTCAACCAGCGTAG
- the shc gene encoding squalene--hopene cyclase: MNIIRTLLDRLSDSLFVTVPDKIRLATDPSLLPSLRLVSDKSSPVVSPDVPGRRTASPVGSQLDAIDDAVRRSQAWFLSRQHQSDGYWVAELEADTTLTSEYLMLRRFLDRVDPERERKAVRYLRATQQPDGGWPIFYGGPSEISASVKAYFALKLSGVSAEEPFMIRGRDRILEMGGVVQANVFTKIALALFDQYDWQGIPSMPPEIMLLPKRFYFSIYAISYWSRAVLIPLLIVFANQPVCHVPKEQGIDELYLSPRAGLRYRQFPPFNKDQGWFTPHNVFVVLDAVLKLYDRMPLNWVREKSLHRAATWMLEHMKGTGGLGAIYPAMANSIVALRCLGYQVDDPLVQKALREIEDLEIYDSVAIGDQRVDALHLQPCHSPIWDTSLLINALIEAGMAPDHPALQRAGMYLMSRQTKTLGDWRFSSPQAEPGGWYFQHENELYPDVDDSAVVLMALAKIRLPQAEALQDSIERGQRWVVAMQGSDGGWGAYDKDNNRIVFNYIPFADHHALLDPSTSDLTGRCLEMLAAIGYDRSHPAVASALKFLKREQELDGSWYGRWGVNYIYGTWSVLAGLRAIGEDLSQPYIRRAVEWLESKQNPDGGWGECCQSYGECEWSGKGDSTPSQTAWAVMGLMSAGVTDSFSVARGIQYLLRQQMKDGSWEEIRHTGTGFPRVFYLRYHWYCQYFPLWALAMYRNLRARGKMRADEVRQSKLASRPRADA, from the coding sequence ATGAACATTATTCGGACGTTACTCGATCGTCTCTCCGATAGTCTGTTTGTCACCGTGCCCGACAAGATCAGGCTTGCCACCGACCCGTCTCTGCTCCCATCTCTTCGGCTGGTTTCCGACAAGTCCTCCCCCGTGGTCTCCCCAGATGTGCCGGGCCGGCGTACGGCGTCACCGGTCGGGAGCCAACTGGATGCAATCGATGATGCGGTGCGGCGGAGCCAAGCCTGGTTTCTGTCCAGGCAGCATCAATCGGACGGCTATTGGGTTGCCGAGCTGGAAGCCGACACGACATTGACGTCCGAATATCTCATGCTGCGCCGTTTCCTCGACCGCGTGGATCCCGAGCGCGAGCGAAAAGCCGTGCGATACCTCCGCGCGACGCAACAGCCGGACGGAGGCTGGCCAATTTTTTACGGAGGTCCGTCGGAAATCAGCGCGTCGGTCAAGGCGTACTTTGCTCTCAAATTGAGCGGAGTTTCAGCGGAGGAACCGTTCATGATCCGCGGCCGCGACCGGATTCTCGAAATGGGCGGGGTCGTGCAGGCGAATGTGTTCACAAAAATCGCTCTGGCCCTGTTCGATCAATACGACTGGCAGGGCATTCCCAGTATGCCTCCCGAGATCATGCTTCTTCCCAAGCGATTCTACTTTAGTATTTATGCGATTTCCTATTGGTCGCGGGCGGTGTTGATCCCGTTGCTCATCGTGTTCGCAAATCAGCCGGTCTGTCATGTTCCGAAAGAGCAGGGGATTGACGAGTTGTATCTGTCTCCCCGCGCAGGCCTCCGATACCGGCAATTTCCGCCGTTTAACAAAGACCAGGGATGGTTTACGCCGCACAACGTGTTTGTGGTTCTCGATGCGGTGCTTAAATTGTACGATCGCATGCCGTTGAACTGGGTGCGGGAAAAGTCATTGCACCGCGCCGCGACGTGGATGTTGGAGCACATGAAAGGGACGGGCGGGCTCGGGGCCATTTACCCGGCGATGGCGAATTCCATCGTGGCCTTGCGGTGCTTGGGCTATCAAGTGGACGACCCGCTGGTTCAAAAAGCGCTGCGTGAAATCGAAGACCTGGAAATTTACGATTCCGTGGCAATCGGAGACCAGCGCGTCGACGCGCTGCACCTGCAGCCCTGCCATTCTCCAATTTGGGATACGTCGCTGTTGATCAATGCCCTCATCGAGGCTGGAATGGCACCGGATCACCCGGCTCTTCAGCGCGCCGGCATGTATTTGATGTCACGGCAGACCAAGACACTGGGAGACTGGAGATTCTCTTCTCCGCAGGCGGAGCCGGGAGGCTGGTATTTTCAGCACGAGAATGAACTGTATCCCGACGTCGACGATTCCGCGGTTGTCCTCATGGCGTTGGCGAAAATTCGTCTGCCTCAGGCCGAGGCCCTACAGGATTCGATTGAACGAGGACAGCGCTGGGTAGTGGCCATGCAGGGTTCCGATGGAGGCTGGGGGGCATACGACAAAGACAATAACCGCATCGTATTCAATTACATCCCGTTTGCGGATCACCATGCGTTGCTCGACCCAAGCACTTCGGACTTGACCGGCCGATGCCTCGAAATGTTGGCCGCGATCGGATACGATCGATCGCATCCGGCAGTGGCATCCGCCCTTAAATTCTTGAAACGCGAGCAGGAATTGGACGGCAGTTGGTACGGCCGCTGGGGGGTGAACTATATTTACGGAACCTGGTCCGTACTAGCCGGTCTCAGAGCGATCGGAGAGGACTTGTCCCAACCGTATATCCGGCGGGCTGTTGAGTGGCTTGAATCCAAGCAAAATCCCGACGGGGGTTGGGGAGAATGTTGTCAATCGTATGGCGAGTGTGAATGGAGCGGAAAAGGAGACAGCACGCCTTCTCAGACCGCCTGGGCCGTGATGGGGCTCATGTCAGCGGGCGTCACTGATTCGTTCAGTGTGGCACGGGGTATTCAGTATCTGCTCCGACAACAGATGAAAGACGGCTCCTGGGAGGAGATTCGCCACACGGGCACGGGTTTCCCGCGCGTGTTCTATCTGCGCTATCATTGGTACTGCCAGTATTTTCCTTTGTGGGCGCTGGCGATGTACCGCAATCTCAGGGCGCGCGGGAAAATGCGGGCTGATGAGGTTCGTCAGTCAAAATTGGCTTCCAGACCACGGGCCGATGCTTGA